From one Variovorax sp. PBL-H6 genomic stretch:
- a CDS encoding AAA family ATPase codes for MTDITPAAASPFPTIDAVVQALESAGYYADRRLATAVFLALRLQRPLLLEGEPGVGKTELAKALSSALQRELLRLQCYDGLEQREALYEWNYAAQLLHMRAAEAHGAARDVEAEVYQPHYLIRRPLLQALQAPAPGAVLLIDEVDRADEPFEAFLLEYLGEYQVSIPELGTVRALVPPVTLLTSNRTRELHDAVKRRCLYHWLDYPDRERELSIVRAQVPGASERLSEQVAAFVAGLRSAPFANAFQRAPGIAESVEWARALVALDTLALDPEVVVDTAGILFKQRDDVAALTHELASELLKAPEAGT; via the coding sequence ATGACCGACATCACGCCTGCCGCGGCCTCCCCGTTCCCCACCATCGACGCGGTCGTGCAGGCGCTGGAAAGCGCGGGCTACTACGCCGACCGGCGGCTGGCGACGGCGGTGTTTCTCGCGCTCAGGCTGCAGCGCCCGCTGCTGCTGGAGGGCGAGCCCGGCGTGGGCAAGACCGAGCTGGCCAAGGCGCTGTCGAGCGCGCTGCAGCGCGAGCTGCTGCGCCTGCAGTGCTACGACGGCCTGGAGCAGCGCGAGGCGCTTTACGAATGGAACTATGCGGCGCAGCTGCTGCACATGCGCGCGGCCGAGGCGCATGGTGCCGCGCGTGATGTCGAGGCCGAGGTCTACCAGCCGCACTATTTGATCCGCCGGCCGCTCCTCCAGGCCTTGCAAGCGCCGGCGCCAGGCGCCGTGCTGCTGATCGACGAGGTCGATCGCGCCGACGAGCCCTTCGAGGCTTTCCTGCTCGAATACCTGGGCGAATACCAGGTCAGCATTCCCGAGCTGGGCACGGTGCGCGCGCTGGTGCCGCCCGTCACGCTGCTCACCAGCAATCGCACGCGCGAGCTCCACGACGCGGTCAAGCGCCGCTGCCTCTATCACTGGCTCGACTACCCCGATCGCGAGCGCGAGCTATCGATCGTGCGCGCGCAGGTGCCGGGCGCCAGCGAACGCTTGTCCGAGCAGGTGGCGGCCTTCGTCGCGGGACTGCGCAGCGCGCCCTTCGCGAATGCCTTCCAGCGCGCGCCCGGCATCGCCGAAAGCGTGGAATGGGCGCGGGCGCTCGTCGCGCTCGATACGCTGGCCCTCGACCCCGAGGTCGTGGTGGACACCGCCGGCATCCTCTTCAAGCAGCGCGACGACGTGGCGGCGTTGACGCACGAGCTCGCCTCGGAACTGTTGAAGGCGCCTGAGGCGGGGACATGA
- a CDS encoding FAD binding domain-containing protein, with translation MYAFTLERPATVADAAKLAGAGGKLLAGGQTLLASMKLRLAAPEQLVDLGGIQELAGIRKEGNAFVIGAMTRHLDVGANAEIKAAFPALAWLADHIGDRQVRAMGTLGGSLANNDPSACYPSAVLGSGATVITSKREIAADDFFQGLFATALGEDELITAVRFPVPKRAAYEKLRQKASNFPLVGIFVTQGDAGVRVAVTGAGNGVFRHKGLEEALGKSFTPEAAAGVKIDASELNSDLHATAAYRANLISVLTQRAVRKALG, from the coding sequence ATGTATGCCTTTACCCTCGAACGTCCCGCCACCGTGGCGGATGCGGCAAAGCTGGCGGGTGCCGGCGGCAAGCTGCTGGCCGGCGGCCAGACCCTGCTGGCCTCGATGAAGCTGCGCCTCGCGGCGCCCGAGCAACTGGTCGATCTCGGCGGCATCCAGGAGCTGGCCGGCATCAGGAAGGAGGGCAATGCCTTCGTGATCGGCGCGATGACGCGCCATCTCGATGTCGGCGCCAACGCGGAGATCAAGGCCGCCTTCCCGGCCCTGGCCTGGCTCGCCGACCATATCGGCGACCGCCAGGTCCGCGCCATGGGCACCCTCGGCGGCTCGCTGGCCAACAACGATCCGTCGGCCTGCTACCCGAGCGCCGTGCTGGGCTCGGGCGCCACCGTCATCACCAGCAAGCGCGAGATCGCGGCCGACGACTTCTTCCAGGGCCTGTTCGCGACAGCCTTGGGAGAGGACGAGCTGATCACCGCGGTCCGCTTCCCGGTCCCGAAGCGCGCGGCCTACGAGAAGCTGCGGCAGAAGGCCTCCAACTTCCCGCTGGTCGGCATCTTCGTGACCCAGGGCGATGCGGGGGTGCGCGTGGCCGTCACCGGCGCGGGCAATGGCGTGTTCCGCCACAAGGGACTCGAAGAGGCGCTGGGCAAGAGCTTCACGCCCGAGGCCGCGGCCGGCGTGAAGATCGACGCGAGCGAGCTCAACAGCGACCTGCATGCGACGGCTGCCTACCGCGCCAATCTGATCAGCGTGTTGACGCAGCGCGCAGTGCGCAAGGCATTGGGCTAA
- a CDS encoding (2Fe-2S)-binding protein produces MQVSFTVNGRAVTVDAPPNTFLVQAIRERLNLTGTHVGCDTAQCGACTILVDGRAVKSCNVLVGQMAGKTITTIEGIAQSDGTLHPMQAAFKECHGLQCGFCTPGMVMSAIDLCTHHPKASETEIRELLDGNLCRCTGYQNIVKAVQMGGEAMAAAPAQTSATA; encoded by the coding sequence ATGCAGGTTTCATTCACGGTCAACGGCCGCGCAGTCACGGTCGATGCACCTCCCAACACCTTCCTCGTGCAAGCGATCCGCGAGCGCCTCAACCTCACGGGCACCCACGTAGGCTGCGACACGGCGCAGTGCGGCGCCTGCACGATCCTGGTCGATGGCCGGGCGGTCAAGTCATGCAACGTGCTGGTGGGCCAGATGGCGGGCAAGACCATCACCACCATCGAAGGCATTGCCCAATCAGACGGCACGCTGCATCCGATGCAGGCGGCTTTCAAGGAGTGCCACGGCCTGCAGTGCGGCTTCTGCACCCCGGGCATGGTGATGAGCGCCATCGACCTGTGCACCCACCACCCCAAGGCCAGCGAGACCGAGATCCGCGAGCTGCTGGACGGCAACCTGTGCCGCTGCACCGGCTACCAGAACATCGTCAAGGCCGTGCAGATGGGCGGCGAGGCCATGGCGGCAGCGCCGGCCCAGACCTCGGCCACGGCATAA
- a CDS encoding xanthine dehydrogenase family protein molybdopterin-binding subunit translates to MGAPDFAKLPHIGEALRRKEDYRFLTGAGQYTDDVNLANQSHAVFLRSPHAHAAIKSIDTAAASKMPGVVGIFSGKDIDGKMGGLPCGWLINNPDGTPMKEPPHPILAIGKVRYVGDHVAMVVADTVEQAKDAAEAIEVEYEVLPAVVSVADAAKKASGVTLHDAAPDNQCYKWALGDKALVEAAFAKAAHVTRLDLVNNRLVPNPMEPRVAIGSYSRANDEYTLYVANQNPHVERLLMTAFVLGLPEHKVRVIAPDVGGGFGSKIFLYAEDVALTWAAKQLNRSIKWTGERSECFLSDAHGRDHVSHAEMAMDKDGKFLALRVHTDANLGAYLSTFSTAVPTILYATLLAGQYTTPQIYVEVDAWFTNTAPVDAYRGAGRPEATYLLERLVSRCAWEMNLGQDEIRKRNFITEFPYQTPVALQYDTGDFHASMDKAKELAEVAGFAERKKASEANGKLRGIGYSSYIEACGIAPSNIAGALGARAGLFECGEIRVHPTGSVTVFTGSHSHGQGHETTFAQVVAARLGIPVENVDVVHGDTGRVPFGMGTYGSRSISVGGAAIMKALDKIETKAKKIAAHLMEASDADVEFANGEFTIKGTDKKIPFGQVALTAYVPHNYPLDKLEPGLDETAFYDPTNFTFPGGTYICEVEVDKQTGEVKVDSFTAVDDFGTIINPLIVEGQVHGGIVQGLGQALMENCVYDKESGQLLTGSFMDYAMPRADDFPMFKLDTTCTPCTHNPLGTKGCGEAGAIGSPPALINAVLDALAPLGVKDFDMPASPHRVWEAIQKGSVSPTQEPQQAPLTASTQGRPAP, encoded by the coding sequence ATGGGCGCACCCGACTTCGCGAAGCTGCCGCACATCGGCGAGGCACTCAGGCGCAAGGAAGACTACCGCTTCCTCACCGGCGCCGGGCAATACACCGACGACGTGAACCTGGCCAACCAGTCGCATGCCGTGTTCCTGCGCTCGCCGCATGCGCATGCGGCGATCAAGTCCATCGACACCGCGGCGGCCTCGAAGATGCCTGGCGTGGTGGGCATCTTCAGCGGCAAGGACATCGACGGCAAGATGGGCGGGCTGCCCTGCGGCTGGCTCATCAACAACCCCGACGGCACGCCGATGAAGGAGCCGCCGCACCCCATTCTCGCCATCGGCAAGGTGCGCTACGTGGGCGACCACGTGGCCATGGTGGTGGCCGATACCGTGGAGCAGGCGAAGGACGCCGCCGAGGCCATCGAGGTCGAGTACGAGGTGCTGCCCGCGGTGGTGAGCGTGGCCGATGCCGCGAAGAAGGCCAGCGGCGTCACCCTTCATGACGCGGCGCCCGACAACCAGTGCTACAAGTGGGCGCTGGGCGACAAGGCGCTGGTCGAGGCGGCCTTTGCCAAGGCGGCGCACGTGACCAGGCTGGACCTCGTCAACAACCGGCTGGTGCCCAACCCGATGGAGCCGCGCGTTGCCATCGGCAGCTACAGCCGCGCGAACGACGAGTACACGCTCTACGTCGCCAACCAGAACCCGCATGTGGAGCGGCTCTTGATGACGGCCTTCGTGCTGGGTCTGCCCGAGCACAAGGTGCGGGTGATCGCGCCGGACGTGGGCGGCGGCTTCGGCTCCAAGATCTTCCTCTACGCAGAGGACGTGGCGCTGACATGGGCCGCGAAGCAGCTCAATCGCAGCATCAAGTGGACCGGCGAGCGCTCTGAATGCTTCCTGTCCGACGCGCATGGGCGCGACCATGTGAGCCATGCCGAGATGGCCATGGACAAGGACGGCAAGTTCCTGGCGCTGCGCGTGCACACCGACGCCAACCTGGGCGCGTACCTGTCGACCTTCTCGACGGCGGTGCCGACCATCCTCTACGCGACGCTGCTGGCGGGTCAGTACACCACGCCGCAGATCTACGTGGAGGTAGATGCCTGGTTCACCAACACCGCGCCGGTCGATGCCTACCGCGGCGCCGGCCGGCCCGAGGCCACCTACCTGCTGGAGCGGCTGGTCTCGCGCTGCGCCTGGGAGATGAACCTGGGCCAGGACGAGATCCGCAAGCGCAACTTCATTACCGAGTTTCCCTACCAGACGCCGGTTGCGCTGCAGTACGACACGGGCGACTTCCACGCCTCCATGGACAAGGCGAAGGAGCTGGCCGAGGTGGCTGGCTTCGCCGAGCGCAAGAAGGCGAGCGAGGCCAATGGCAAGCTGCGCGGCATCGGCTACTCCAGCTACATCGAGGCTTGCGGCATTGCGCCCTCCAACATCGCTGGAGCGCTCGGCGCGCGCGCGGGCCTGTTCGAATGCGGGGAGATCCGCGTGCACCCGACCGGCAGCGTGACCGTCTTCACCGGCTCGCACAGCCATGGACAGGGCCACGAGACCACCTTTGCGCAGGTGGTCGCGGCGCGGCTCGGCATCCCGGTCGAGAACGTGGACGTGGTGCATGGCGATACCGGCCGCGTGCCCTTCGGCATGGGCACCTACGGATCGCGCTCGATCTCGGTCGGAGGCGCGGCGATCATGAAGGCGCTCGACAAGATCGAGACCAAGGCCAAGAAGATCGCTGCCCACCTGATGGAAGCGAGCGATGCGGACGTGGAGTTCGCCAATGGCGAGTTCACCATCAAGGGCACCGACAAGAAGATCCCCTTCGGCCAGGTAGCGCTGACCGCTTACGTGCCGCACAACTACCCGCTCGACAAGCTGGAGCCGGGGCTCGACGAGACCGCCTTCTACGACCCGACCAATTTCACCTTCCCGGGTGGCACATACATCTGCGAGGTGGAGGTGGACAAGCAGACCGGCGAGGTGAAGGTTGACAGCTTCACCGCGGTGGACGACTTCGGCACCATCATCAACCCGCTGATCGTGGAGGGCCAGGTGCACGGCGGCATCGTGCAGGGCCTGGGCCAGGCGCTGATGGAGAACTGCGTCTACGACAAGGAAAGCGGCCAGCTGCTGACCGGTAGCTTCATGGACTACGCCATGCCGCGCGCCGACGATTTCCCGATGTTCAAGCTCGACACCACCTGCACGCCCTGCACCCACAACCCGCTCGGCACCAAGGGCTGCGGCGAGGCCGGCGCCATCGGCTCGCCGCCGGCACTGATCAACGCGGTGCTCGATGCGCTGGCGCCGCTCGGCGTGAAGGACTTCGACATGCCCGCGTCGCCCCACCGCGTGTGGGAAGCCATCCAGAAGGGCAGCGTGAGCCCGACGCAGGAACCGCAGCAAGCGCCCTTGACCGCCAGCACCCAGGGCCGTCCGGCGCCCTGA